The Neptunomonas concharum genomic interval GTTTTGAAATCGCTTAGATAAAAGACTCGCTCGCCTCCAAATGTTTGCGGTCCTCCATAGGCACTACTGTAGCTGGAATCATGGACAGTCAACTCCACATGATGGAGTAACTCGCTGGTATCTAGCCCCTCTACATCGGCAAGCGGGTGATCACGACTTACCACCAGCACCGCCTCCAAGCTATCTAAGGACACCGCAGACAAGCCAGGATCTGCTTTATAATCTAATACCAACATCAAATCCGCCTGCTGTTGTTCAAATCGCTGCTGCACCCCCCCCAGAAACTCAATTCGAAACTGAATACGTGTTGGTATTTCTAACTCTGACATCTCTTTTAAAGCCTGTAATACTGGCTCTACCGGTAGCATACCATCCACTACCAGTTCTAATTTAGGCTCCCAACCATCCGAAAACTGACTCACTAAACGGGATACATACTCTGCTTGTTGTAGTAAACGTTTACCCTCTTCCAGTATACGCAGCCCCACTGGGGTTAGCTCAGCACGATAAGTGCTGCGATCAAATACCTGTGTACCTAATTGCTCCTCGAGCTTACTGATCTGGTAACTAATAGACGACTGAGTTTTATGTAAAACTTCAGCTGCTTTTGCAAAACTCCCTGTCTCGACCACTGCATTCAGTACTTTTAGCGATTCTAAACTAACTGCCATACAACACCATCGATTTATTTGATCATCCTTAACAGAATATTCCGCTTTTTCTGAACAAGCAAACCGAATACTTTGAACACACTATTGGCTGAAGTATCTGCCACATTATAAAAATCGCCCAACCCAACCTAGCCGGGCTAATGCACAGAGGAAAATATCATGCGTTCTGAGAAGAATCCTATCGGTTTACAAGGTATTGAATTTACCGAATTTGCGAGCCATGACTTAGCCTTTATGGAGCAAGTATTTTTTGCATTTGGCTTTTCAAAACTAAAACGCCATCAGGATAAAGAGATCTACTATTTTAATCAGAACGATATCCATTTCTTATTAAACAATGAAAAGGATGGGTTTTCTGCTGAGTTTACTCGCCGTCATGGGCCAGCAATCTGCTCAATGGGGTGGCGTGTCGATAATGCCACTGAGGCATTAGCAGAAGCGGTTAAACGTGGCGCTAAAGCCGCAGATCCAGCAAAAACCGATCTCCCATACCCTGCTATCTATGGTATTGGTGACAGTCTGATCTACTTCATCGACAAATTTGGCGCTAAAGGCTCTATCTATCATGATGATTTTGCCCCCCTAGAAAATCCGGTTATAACCGAAAATCTGGGCTTTATTGAAATCGACCACCTGACCAATAATGTCTATAAAGGTACGATGAACACATGGGCCAACTTCTATAAAGACGTATTTGGCTTTGAAGAGGTTAGATACTTCGACATTAAAGGACAAAAAACCGCTTTACTCTCTTATGCACTTCGCTCGCCAGATGGAAGTTTCTGCATCCCTATCAATGAGGGCAAAGATGATAACAACAACCAAATAGATGAATACTTGGATCAATATAATGGCCCTGGGGTTCAGCACATTGCCTTCCGTTCAGACGACTTACTCACCTCTCTGGACAAACTGGATCGCAGCGTTATTGATACATTAGATATCCATGATAACTACTATGAAGAAGTGTTCAATCGTGTACCTAATGTCACGGAAGATCGCGCCAAAATTAAAGCTCATCAAGTTTTAGTGGATGGCGATGATAAGGGTTACTTACTACAAATTTTCACAAAAAATCTGTTTGGCCCTATTTTTATCGAGCTAATCCAACGTAAAGAAAACTTAGGTTTCGGCGAAGGGAACTTCCAAGCCTTATTTGAATCTATTGAACGTGACCAAGAGCGTCGTGGCGTTATTTAATGCCATAGCCTCCTGATCTCTGCACTGCCGGCTTCCTTTTTGGGACACAATTTGTGTGAGAGGAAGTCGGCAATCTTTATATCTTTTTAGACTTTTACAAATCGCCCAACCTGACCGCCGTCAGCCAAGGTCACTTTTTCAGTGAACATTTCGTAAGGGCGAACCCACAAATATCCTTCACCATAAAGGGGGCGATACACCACCATCCACTCCTCGGTCTCTGAGTGCAGGGCCAGATCAATTACTTCATATTCATTGCCCTTGTAATGCTGGTATTTACCTGTTTCTAAGGAGGGTTTAGTCGGTAAAGATTTGTTCATAGTTTTCCTTCGATCAGCTGGTTTAGCGCTTGCTTAATGATTAATAAGTCGGACTCGTCTCCCTCTTTCCAGTATGCCGTCACCTGTATAGGTGTCGACTCCAACGCAATGACATCAGCTGGCAATATGTCGATAATTTGGTTTAAGGCGACTAATTGGTCGCTGTTTAAAGTTCGCTCGCCCATTTTCCAGCTCCACTTTTCTGGTAAACCTTCGTTAGCCATCGCATCAACTTTAAAAATTTGCCACGGTTTGAGTAGCTCGGCTTTTTTCTTATCAACATTGCTGCGGGTGATACGGTAAGCGGGTACATTGTGGTTATCGCCTTCCATTTCACCTTTGCCTCTGGGGGCAGTCAGGCGCACTAGCTGGATTTGAAACCCTTCCCCTCTAGCCTTTAGGCGAAGCTTCGCCTGAAACCGCTCTCTTTGCGTCGGCATCATCCACATCGCGGACCCCAGCAAAGAAAGGACGACAAAAACAATGATTAACACTTTCATGGGGCGCTTTCCTTTTGATATGCGTCACCTATTTTTTGTATAGGGAGAGTTTAACAGAGTACGCTATGCTAAGCTGAAAATAACCCACAAATAAGGATGATTCTCATGGCTGTTTATTCAAAAATTTTACTCGCAGTGGATCTGTCTGAGGAATCTGATCAACTCATCGAGAAGACTCGCACAATAGCGACGAATAATCAGGCGCAATTAACCGTCATTCATGTAATAGAGCCTTTGAGTTTTGCATATGGCGGTGATGTTCCGATGGATCTGACTACCGTACAAAACCAGTTAGATGAGCATGCTCGCAGCAAGCTAGCGCTGTTTTGTGAAAAGCTCGGTTACCCTGTTGAATCCCAGCAGGTATTAACCGGTCATACCGAATCCGAAATCCATCGTGTCGCTGAAGAAAATGGCTGCGACTTGATCGTGGTCGGCAGCCATGGACGACATGGTTTGGCGCTGCTATTGGGGTCAACCGCTAACAGCGTTCTTCATGGTGCGCCCTGTGATGTGTTAGCTATTCGTATCTACGAACCTAAAGATTGATCGTATTGAGTCTCTGTCTGCCATGTAGCCTGTGGGCTACATGGCCTCCAACTCAACCCAGCGTTCCATCAAATCTTCAACTGCCTTTTCTTGTGCCGCCATCGCGGCCAGACGTTCCGTTACATAGCTATGTTCTTTGCTGTAAAAGTCTGGATTAGCCGTCTCTTCCTGAAGCGCTGCTAACTCAGCTTCTGCCGCTTCCAGCAAAGCGGGGAGTTGTTCCAGCTCTCTTTGCAGCTTATAGCTGAGTTTGGCTTTTTTCTGCTCTGTTGCTACAGCTTCTGGTTTCGTTTGCGCTTTAACTTCGGCTTTGGGTGCTTCACCTTTACCCACAGCTTTGGCTTTTTGAGGTTCGGGGCGCTGCCTCAACCAATCTTGATAGCCACCCACGTAAGAGGCGACAACGCCATCCCCTTCAAATGCAAACGTACTTGTAACTACATTATCTAAGAATGCCCTATCATGGCTAACAAGTAGGACCGTGCCTTTGTAGTCCAAAAGAATCTCTTCCAGTAACTCCAGTGTTTCGACATCCAGGTCATTGGTTGGCTCATCGAGTACCAGTAAGTTAGCCGGTTGGCTAAAAAGACGCGCGAGTAACACACGATTACACTCTCCGCCAGACAGTGCTTTGACCGGCGTACGCGCTCGATCTGGAGAAAACAAAAAGTCTTGTAAGTAGCCAATAATGTGACGACGATTACCGTTGATCTCGATCGACTCTCGTCCTTCAGAAATGTTGTCGATCACCGTTTTCTCAGGATCGAGCTGCCCCCTCAACTGGTCAAAGTAAGCGACCTCTAGTTTAGTTCCGCGATTAATCTTACCGCTGGTTGGCTCTAACTCGCCCAAAATCAGCTTTAACAATGTGCTTTTGCCTGCCCCGTTGGGCCCGATCAAACCAATACGGTCGCCACGTTGAATAGCACCGGTCAGGCTACGGATCACTTGGTGCTCCCCAAAGCTCACCGAGACATTTTCTAGTTCAGCCACCAGCTTGCCGGATTTTTGCGCCTCTTCAAGATTAAAGCTTGCCTTGCCCTGTCGATTTAAACGCTCAGAGCGCTCATTACGCATCGCTTTTAGCGCACGGACACGCCCTTCGTTACGGGTTCGGCGTGCTTTAATACCCTGACGAATCCATACTTCTTCTTGCGCTAAACGTTTATCAAATAGCGCATTGTGCTTCTCTTCCTGCTCCAGAAGAATCTGTTTCTGCTCAGTATAACTGGTGTAGTTGCCGGTAAATGAGGTTAAACGGCCACGATCCAGCTCAATAATGCGCGTCGATAAATGGTCAACCAACGCCCTATCATGAGAAACAAATAGTAAACCGCCTCGAAACTCCATAAGCTGCTGCTCTAACCATTCGATGGTTTCGATATCCAAATGGTTAGTCGGCTCGTCAAGGAGCAAAAGATCAGGGTTTTGAACTAAGGCTGCACCCAAAGCAGCCCGACGTCGCCACCCACCTGACAGTGATGCCATACTTACATCACCGTTCAAGTTTAATTTGGTTAAAACACGCTCTACCTTTTGCTCCAAATGCCAACCGTCGACTGCTTCTAGACGGTGCTGTAAGCGCTCCATCTCCGCCATCGCTTTTGCATCTGTTCGTGTGGCAAGTTCATCGTAAGCTGCACGCATCTGAACAACATCTTGTAAGCCTGATGCCACAACATCCCATACTTTGCGTTCATCCGCCGCCGGCAACGCCTGGGGTAACTCAGCAATACGGCACGCGGGGTCGATCCACAACTCGCCGCCATCCAGATGCACCTGACCATTGATCACCTTCATCAAGGTCGACTTTCCTGCGCCGTTTAAACCCACCAGACCGATGCGCTCACCCGGCTCAATAATCAGGTCGGCATCAGTTAGTAAGGGGCGGGAACCAAAGGCAACAGAGGCCTTGTCTAAACGGATCAGGGGCATGGCACGCTCTTTTAGATAGAAAAACAAGCGCGCATTTTAACCAAATCATCGTAAGCAATATAGCTAAATCAGCATGACCCAGCTTTTGAAGGCTCGTTTGGCAGCAATGGCTCAATGTTTCGATTGACCAGATGCCGTTTCCAGAACGTCTCAGAACAACGTACGGTGATACGTGTGAAGGTGCCGATCAAAACAACCGTGAATATTAATCTGGCCCACAAGACACCCGAAAGGTCCGCACCAAGTACCATAACTAAGAGGGTATCCTCGATCATACTGTGGGACAGTGCTAGCAGGCACATTGAGGCAAAGATATCCTGCTGAGGCACATGCCCTGCCCTCGCTTCTTTAATCAAGAGCCCGCCACCAAAAGATAAACCCAACGTGACGCCCACAATGGTAATCGTCGTTGCTTCTTTTCCAATACCCAGAAAACGCAGGATGGGCCTTAGTAAAAAGCCGATTAAGCGCTCGATACCTAGGAGTTTGAGTATTTTCAAACACGTTAGTAGCACAATAATGATCACCTGAATCATTAACAAGCTTTTAGCTTGATTGACAACCCAAGCCCATAAGCCTGCCTCTGGTATCTGTGGCTGCCAAACCAATTGGTTGGTTTCTTGAAGCCAGTTCATCTGGGTATATAACTGATGCAAAATCCAGCCTAATAATAAGCCGCCTCCCAAGCGAAGCAACAAAGTGACACGGAGCCTGACCCCCGCCTGCTGAGCAATGCGCGCTTCCACCGGTAGACCATGGGCAAGTAGCAATAGCACTGATAGTACGGTCACTTGTGCGACGCTCAGCACCTCTGTCTGCTGAACGTAAAAAAAGACCAGCATACCTGCATAAATATTCGTCAAAATAGTGGTCGCCCACACCAACCCCATCGATTCAGGAAGCCCAACCCAAGCCATAATAGGCCCCAGAAAAGTGGCCAAATAGTCGACAGCGCCCAGCTCTTCTAAAATTTTAACGACAATAATAGTAGGTACCATAAGTTTGAAAAGCGTTGTCGATACCTGCCAGATATCATTTCCCAACTCACTTCCAAAACGCCGCAAAGACGTATACATAAATATGAACTCCTGCTCGGTTGTATGATGTGGTATGCGACAGAACTGGAATATAGTAATAGGCTAACTGTTTTTATAATTTCTAAAATCTATATATTTTGAAATATAATTTCTTAATTCATTACAAATAAGAATTTTATAAACCTTCAAGGGAATACCATGGAACTTGATGAGATTGACCGCCGAATTCTAAGAACCCTTCAGTCCAACAGCCATCTTACGAACGCAAGCTTAGCAGAGCACGTCGGGATTTCGCCGCC includes:
- a CDS encoding LysR family transcriptional regulator; protein product: MAVSLESLKVLNAVVETGSFAKAAEVLHKTQSSISYQISKLEEQLGTQVFDRSTYRAELTPVGLRILEEGKRLLQQAEYVSRLVSQFSDGWEPKLELVVDGMLPVEPVLQALKEMSELEIPTRIQFRIEFLGGVQQRFEQQQADLMLVLDYKADPGLSAVSLDSLEAVLVVSRDHPLADVEGLDTSELLHHVELTVHDSSYSSAYGGPQTFGGERVFYLSDFKTKKAALLQGLGFGWMPLAQVQEELSSGRLREVNYQGGSRYIYSPLLVCRKHETLGRAATLLHQKLHKAFS
- the hppD gene encoding 4-hydroxyphenylpyruvate dioxygenase yields the protein MRSEKNPIGLQGIEFTEFASHDLAFMEQVFFAFGFSKLKRHQDKEIYYFNQNDIHFLLNNEKDGFSAEFTRRHGPAICSMGWRVDNATEALAEAVKRGAKAADPAKTDLPYPAIYGIGDSLIYFIDKFGAKGSIYHDDFAPLENPVITENLGFIEIDHLTNNVYKGTMNTWANFYKDVFGFEEVRYFDIKGQKTALLSYALRSPDGSFCIPINEGKDDNNNQIDEYLDQYNGPGVQHIAFRSDDLLTSLDKLDRSVIDTLDIHDNYYEEVFNRVPNVTEDRAKIKAHQVLVDGDDKGYLLQIFTKNLFGPIFIELIQRKENLGFGEGNFQALFESIERDQERRGVI
- a CDS encoding DUF1653 domain-containing protein — translated: MNKSLPTKPSLETGKYQHYKGNEYEVIDLALHSETEEWMVVYRPLYGEGYLWVRPYEMFTEKVTLADGGQVGRFVKV
- a CDS encoding universal stress protein, which translates into the protein MAVYSKILLAVDLSEESDQLIEKTRTIATNNQAQLTVIHVIEPLSFAYGGDVPMDLTTVQNQLDEHARSKLALFCEKLGYPVESQQVLTGHTESEIHRVAEENGCDLIVVGSHGRHGLALLLGSTANSVLHGAPCDVLAIRIYEPKD
- a CDS encoding ATP-binding cassette domain-containing protein, translated to MPLIRLDKASVAFGSRPLLTDADLIIEPGERIGLVGLNGAGKSTLMKVINGQVHLDGGELWIDPACRIAELPQALPAADERKVWDVVASGLQDVVQMRAAYDELATRTDAKAMAEMERLQHRLEAVDGWHLEQKVERVLTKLNLNGDVSMASLSGGWRRRAALGAALVQNPDLLLLDEPTNHLDIETIEWLEQQLMEFRGGLLFVSHDRALVDHLSTRIIELDRGRLTSFTGNYTSYTEQKQILLEQEEKHNALFDKRLAQEEVWIRQGIKARRTRNEGRVRALKAMRNERSERLNRQGKASFNLEEAQKSGKLVAELENVSVSFGEHQVIRSLTGAIQRGDRIGLIGPNGAGKSTLLKLILGELEPTSGKINRGTKLEVAYFDQLRGQLDPEKTVIDNISEGRESIEINGNRRHIIGYLQDFLFSPDRARTPVKALSGGECNRVLLARLFSQPANLLVLDEPTNDLDVETLELLEEILLDYKGTVLLVSHDRAFLDNVVTSTFAFEGDGVVASYVGGYQDWLRQRPEPQKAKAVGKGEAPKAEVKAQTKPEAVATEQKKAKLSYKLQRELEQLPALLEAAEAELAALQEETANPDFYSKEHSYVTERLAAMAAQEKAVEDLMERWVELEAM
- a CDS encoding nucleoside recognition domain-containing protein, translating into MYTSLRRFGSELGNDIWQVSTTLFKLMVPTIIVVKILEELGAVDYLATFLGPIMAWVGLPESMGLVWATTILTNIYAGMLVFFYVQQTEVLSVAQVTVLSVLLLLAHGLPVEARIAQQAGVRLRVTLLLRLGGGLLLGWILHQLYTQMNWLQETNQLVWQPQIPEAGLWAWVVNQAKSLLMIQVIIIVLLTCLKILKLLGIERLIGFLLRPILRFLGIGKEATTITIVGVTLGLSFGGGLLIKEARAGHVPQQDIFASMCLLALSHSMIEDTLLVMVLGADLSGVLWARLIFTVVLIGTFTRITVRCSETFWKRHLVNRNIEPLLPNEPSKAGSC